One window from the genome of Candidatus Binataceae bacterium encodes:
- a CDS encoding CoA transferase, translating to MPASKHVLDGYKVLDFTQALAGPTVTRLMAELGAEVIKVEIPPKGDFSRAFPFLKDGRSAYFVQQNRGKKSLCLDPKKPEGLAILKQLLPKADVLVENYSPGAIARMGLGWDVVSKINPRLIMCSVSGFGQTGPLAHLPGYDYIGMSYAAVTYMIGDPNGPPAFPMLGVGDVSTGVHALAAIACALLYRDKSGRGQHLDISLLDSYFHCHELNVQIYSMSRGQIKPKRPGSHHTSVPIIGIFKGRAPDSYLFIMAPVDHQFAALCRTMGRPELAQDPRFSTVVARAANLAEITNVVQAWVDSQPDDATVIRKLEQNRIPCAPILSIEEAVNHPHLRERRTVRKIRDRILGEYDIPGVPLRFSDFPTDLDLQAPLLGEHNGEILAGLGYPQARVRELEQAGVLMRGDR from the coding sequence ATGCCCGCATCCAAACACGTGCTCGACGGCTACAAGGTGCTCGACTTCACCCAGGCGCTCGCTGGACCGACCGTGACGCGCCTGATGGCGGAGCTCGGCGCCGAGGTCATCAAGGTCGAAATTCCGCCCAAGGGCGATTTCTCGCGCGCCTTCCCCTTTCTCAAGGACGGCCGCAGCGCCTACTTCGTGCAGCAGAATCGCGGCAAGAAGAGCCTCTGCCTCGACCCCAAGAAGCCCGAGGGGCTCGCGATCCTCAAGCAACTCCTGCCGAAAGCGGACGTGCTGGTCGAGAACTATTCGCCGGGTGCGATCGCGCGGATGGGCCTGGGATGGGACGTCGTGAGCAAGATCAATCCGCGCCTCATCATGTGCTCAGTCTCGGGTTTCGGCCAGACCGGTCCGCTCGCCCATTTGCCCGGCTACGACTATATCGGGATGAGCTACGCGGCGGTGACCTACATGATCGGCGACCCCAACGGGCCGCCGGCGTTTCCGATGCTTGGCGTGGGCGACGTCTCGACCGGCGTCCATGCGCTGGCCGCGATCGCCTGTGCATTGCTGTACCGCGACAAGTCCGGGCGCGGGCAGCACCTCGACATCTCGCTGCTCGACAGCTACTTCCACTGCCACGAGCTCAACGTGCAGATCTACAGCATGAGCCGCGGCCAGATTAAACCCAAGCGCCCCGGCTCACATCACACCTCGGTGCCGATCATCGGAATTTTCAAGGGGCGCGCGCCCGACAGCTACCTGTTCATCATGGCGCCCGTGGACCACCAGTTCGCTGCGCTGTGCCGCACTATGGGGCGGCCGGAGCTCGCGCAGGACCCGCGCTTTTCGACGGTCGTCGCGCGCGCCGCCAACCTCGCCGAGATCACCAATGTCGTTCAGGCGTGGGTCGATTCGCAGCCCGACGACGCCACGGTTATCCGCAAGCTGGAGCAGAATCGGATCCCATGTGCGCCGATCCTCTCGATCGAGGAGGCGGTCAACCATCCGCACCTGCGCGAGCGCCGCACCGTGCGCAAGATCCGCGACCGTATACTCGGCGAGTACGACATCCCGGGCGTCCCGCTGCGCTTCTCGGATTTTCCGACGGACCTCGACCTGCAAGCGCCGCTTCTCGGCGAGCATAACGGCGAGATCCTCGCCGGGCTCGGCTACCCGCAGGCCCGCGTCCGCGAACTCGAGCAGGCGGGGGTTCTGATGCGCGGTGACCGCTGA
- a CDS encoding MaoC/PaaZ C-terminal domain-containing protein: protein MSSEKRFGDAAARVGDEVPPLERTLDQVRMVAYAGATWDWHRLHYEPAYAAARNFKAPVVDGQMLGALLAEALLDWLGPRAFIRRMNFRLRGMVFAGDTVRCEGEVVAVVAERDCHVIRVAQRVRVGELVVVEPAGAEIAVPCASTAPPSAS from the coding sequence ATGAGCTCCGAAAAGCGGTTCGGCGACGCCGCGGCGCGGGTTGGCGACGAAGTCCCGCCGCTCGAGCGCACGCTCGACCAGGTGCGGATGGTTGCCTACGCGGGCGCGACCTGGGATTGGCATCGCCTGCACTACGAACCGGCGTACGCCGCCGCGCGCAACTTCAAGGCGCCGGTGGTTGACGGCCAGATGCTCGGTGCGCTGCTCGCCGAGGCGTTGCTCGACTGGCTCGGCCCGCGTGCATTCATCCGCCGGATGAACTTTCGGCTGCGCGGGATGGTGTTTGCCGGTGACACCGTGCGATGCGAGGGCGAGGTTGTTGCGGTTGTGGCGGAAAGGGATTGTCACGTTATCCGCGTCGCCCAGCGCGTGCGCGTCGGCGAGCTCGTCGTGGTCGAGCCCGCCGGCGCCGAGATTGCGGTGCCGTGCGCCAGCACCGCGCCACCATCCGCTTCCTAA
- a CDS encoding MaoC family dehydratase N-terminal domain-containing protein produces the protein MRDAAASRVHDRSRFARDHPFGVSPIATLLNDELRHWIGREFHYTAPEEIGRASLRYFALAIGDDNPLYVDDEYARAVGYPSVIAPPTLVCETNQYARRTPDTDGYIGHAWELPISGCRMIRGGHEYEFFRPLLPTDRLSVTWRLEDISEHVSPRSGPLLVAIATATYTNQRGELLARNRETLIYQPLEESR, from the coding sequence ATGCGAGACGCTGCTGCGTCCCGAGTTCATGATCGAAGTCGATTCGCTCGCGATCATCCCTTCGGAGTAAGCCCCATCGCCACGCTTCTGAATGACGAGCTCAGGCATTGGATCGGGCGCGAGTTCCACTACACCGCGCCCGAGGAGATCGGCCGCGCCTCGCTCCGCTACTTCGCGCTTGCGATCGGCGACGACAACCCGCTCTACGTGGACGACGAATACGCGCGGGCGGTCGGCTATCCGTCGGTGATCGCGCCGCCGACCCTGGTGTGCGAAACCAACCAGTATGCGCGTCGCACACCCGACACTGACGGCTATATCGGGCATGCGTGGGAGTTGCCGATAAGCGGATGCCGGATGATCCGCGGTGGCCACGAGTACGAATTCTTCCGGCCGCTCCTGCCTACCGACCGGCTAAGCGTCACTTGGCGGCTCGAGGATATCTCGGAGCACGTCTCGCCGCGCAGCGGGCCGTTACTGGTAGCGATCGCGACCGCGACTTACACCAACCAGCGCGGCGAGCTGCTCGCGCGCAATCGCGAGACGCTCATCTACCAGCCGCTGGAGGAGTCGCGATGA
- a CDS encoding amidohydrolase family protein — MAYDIVIKGGTIVDGTGAPGFRADVAIAAGKIAEVGRVTDGARDTIDAGGLVVAPGFVDPHTHYDAQICWDPLLTSSSWHGVTSVVMGNCGVGIAPCKPAVREIAAWDLVNVEAIPFAVLSRGITWDWVSFPEFMDAAERRGVGINVGFLAPLTPFRHFVMGEESMERAATAEETAQIAALLREAVGAGAMGFSTTAVPQHIGYKGRPLACRNASREELKTYAGVLGELQTGAIEVALTKAPGILADDEYEFLDLLLRAGGRPVTWLALLGRDDDPDACMRSLDRAEPLVRRGAVPQVTCRPLIVQFNLREPFIFANLRSTNPVFNQPPEVQIELYRNRDFRAAFRADLARPGIFCARWDRLEIKAVGDPAMRTLEGRTVGEIARARGCDGMDTFLDIGIADGLRTEFTCPLFNADEARIPELLRDPRTMIGLSDGGAHVDMLIDAGYPTYLLGTWVRERQALTLERAVQRITSEPADFFGIRGRGRLKPGLAADVSIFDPNTVGSALRGTMRDDLPGGGRRLVMEAHGVYCTIVNGRVLYRDGRPSEARPGMVLRCGRC, encoded by the coding sequence ATGGCTTACGACATCGTTATCAAGGGCGGCACGATCGTCGACGGCACCGGTGCGCCGGGGTTCCGCGCGGACGTTGCGATCGCGGCTGGGAAGATCGCCGAGGTCGGGCGCGTCACCGACGGCGCACGTGACACCATCGACGCGGGCGGCCTCGTCGTCGCGCCCGGCTTTGTCGATCCGCATACCCACTACGATGCCCAGATCTGCTGGGACCCGCTCCTCACGTCGTCCTCCTGGCACGGCGTGACCTCGGTCGTGATGGGCAACTGCGGGGTGGGAATCGCGCCGTGCAAGCCCGCGGTGCGCGAGATCGCAGCATGGGATCTGGTCAACGTGGAGGCGATCCCGTTCGCGGTGCTCAGCCGCGGAATCACCTGGGACTGGGTCAGTTTTCCCGAGTTCATGGATGCGGCCGAACGGCGCGGCGTCGGAATCAACGTGGGCTTCCTCGCCCCGCTCACGCCGTTTCGCCATTTCGTGATGGGCGAGGAATCGATGGAACGGGCGGCGACCGCAGAGGAAACCGCGCAAATCGCAGCGCTGCTGCGCGAGGCGGTGGGCGCGGGCGCGATGGGCTTTTCAACCACCGCCGTGCCCCAGCATATCGGCTACAAGGGGCGGCCGCTCGCATGCCGCAACGCGAGCCGCGAGGAGCTGAAGACCTACGCCGGCGTGCTCGGCGAACTGCAGACGGGCGCGATAGAGGTCGCGCTGACCAAGGCGCCCGGGATCCTCGCTGACGACGAGTACGAATTTCTCGATCTTTTGCTGCGCGCGGGCGGACGCCCGGTGACATGGCTCGCCCTGCTCGGACGCGACGACGATCCTGACGCCTGTATGAGGTCGCTCGATCGCGCCGAGCCGCTGGTCCGCCGCGGCGCGGTCCCGCAGGTGACCTGCCGCCCGCTGATCGTGCAGTTCAACCTGCGCGAGCCGTTCATCTTCGCCAACCTGCGCAGCACCAATCCGGTCTTCAACCAGCCGCCCGAGGTACAGATTGAGCTCTATCGCAATCGCGACTTCCGCGCGGCGTTCCGCGCCGACCTTGCGCGCCCGGGGATCTTTTGCGCGCGATGGGACCGGCTGGAGATCAAGGCCGTGGGCGATCCCGCGATGCGCACGCTTGAAGGCCGCACGGTCGGTGAGATCGCGCGCGCACGCGGCTGCGACGGGATGGATACCTTCCTCGATATCGGGATCGCGGACGGCCTGCGCACGGAGTTCACTTGTCCGCTGTTCAACGCCGACGAAGCACGGATTCCAGAACTGCTGCGCGACCCGCGCACGATGATCGGGCTCTCCGACGGCGGGGCCCACGTTGACATGCTGATCGACGCTGGCTACCCGACCTACCTGCTCGGGACCTGGGTCCGCGAGCGCCAGGCGCTGACGCTCGAGCGCGCGGTCCAGCGCATCACGTCCGAACCCGCCGACTTCTTCGGCATCCGCGGCCGCGGCCGGCTCAAGCCCGGACTGGCGGCCGACGTCTCGATCTTCGACCCCAATACCGTCGGCTCGGCGCTGCGCGGCACAATGCGCGACGACCTGCCGGGCGGCGGACGGCGGCTGGTGATGGAAGCGCACGGAGTGTACTGCACGATCGTCAACGGGCGGGTGCTCTACCGCGACGGCCGCCCCAGCGAGGCGCGGCCGGGAATGGTGTTGCGCTGCGGCCGCTGTTGA
- a CDS encoding glucose 1-dehydrogenase — protein sequence MGKLEGKIACITGAASGIGAATARLFAAEGARVIIADINEGSGRHVAGEIGAAATFLRTDVRNPREVDAMVKYAVEHFGRLDILHNNAFYATWGAVGETSIEGWLTTLAVTLSGTFYGMRFAIPRMIAQGGGVIVNTASISGLYGDYRLAAYNAAKGGVVNLTRAAAIEYARKNIRINAVCPGGIETPPVLGALAAAPDPERARRIAEEHHPIGRLGKPEEIARVVLFLASDDSSFMTGSIVVADGGATAWTGMPGPRPE from the coding sequence ATGGGCAAGCTGGAGGGCAAGATCGCGTGCATCACCGGCGCCGCGTCGGGGATCGGCGCCGCCACCGCGCGCCTGTTCGCCGCCGAGGGCGCGCGCGTGATTATCGCCGACATCAACGAGGGCAGCGGGCGCCACGTCGCCGGCGAGATCGGCGCCGCCGCCACCTTCCTGCGCACCGACGTGCGCAATCCGCGCGAGGTCGATGCGATGGTGAAATACGCGGTCGAGCATTTCGGCCGCCTCGACATCCTGCACAACAACGCCTTCTACGCGACCTGGGGCGCGGTCGGCGAAACCTCGATCGAGGGCTGGCTGACCACGCTCGCGGTCACGCTTTCGGGCACATTCTACGGGATGCGCTTCGCGATCCCGCGGATGATCGCACAGGGCGGCGGCGTGATCGTCAACACCGCGTCGATCTCGGGACTCTACGGCGACTATCGTCTGGCCGCCTACAACGCAGCCAAAGGCGGCGTGGTCAACCTGACGCGGGCCGCGGCCATCGAGTACGCGCGCAAGAATATCCGGATCAACGCCGTATGCCCGGGCGGAATCGAGACGCCGCCGGTGCTCGGCGCACTCGCCGCCGCGCCCGACCCCGAGCGCGCCCGGCGCATCGCCGAGGAGCATCATCCTATCGGTCGCCTGGGCAAGCCCGAGGAAATCGCCAGGGTGGTGCTGTTCCTCGCGAGCGACGACTCGTCGTTTATGACCGGGAGCATCGTGGTCGCCGACGGCGGCGCCACCGCGTGGACCGGGATGCCCGGCCCCCGCCCGGAATAG
- a CDS encoding CPBP family intramembrane glutamic endopeptidase gives MALRTHPFTMEQEERALNIFNIAPGDKLERPAPAERRSHLRLWEYGALVMAGFVGWTLCSPILPIPPDKHLRAVTIALIETAIVAGLGCLAARRLDFAPTATRRRWAAGDAEAGLRTVMFAGIAAGVVSVGGTELVGTIIVKLLWSPAAAAAHASAKQAGREVVGLLKTHPLAVGVGFPIIEELHFRLLVVTALAWLAAKLMRGPAVWWTAIVIQALMFGAMHALSGESPLWWEPRSVQVMLDPRIVAGAVLGYAYWRWGVESSLIAHILTNLSVLLLALIRGH, from the coding sequence TTGGCTCTGCGGACACACCCGTTCACGATGGAACAGGAGGAGCGCGCCCTGAACATCTTCAACATAGCGCCAGGCGACAAGCTCGAAAGGCCCGCGCCTGCCGAGCGCCGTAGCCATCTGCGGCTGTGGGAGTACGGCGCGCTCGTAATGGCGGGCTTCGTTGGATGGACGTTGTGCTCGCCGATTCTGCCGATTCCGCCGGACAAGCATCTGCGCGCCGTTACGATCGCTCTCATCGAGACCGCGATCGTTGCGGGACTGGGATGCCTGGCGGCGCGCCGGCTCGACTTCGCCCCCACGGCGACGCGGCGGCGATGGGCCGCCGGCGATGCGGAGGCAGGCCTGCGCACGGTCATGTTCGCGGGAATCGCGGCCGGTGTAGTCAGCGTCGGCGGTACCGAGTTGGTGGGAACCATTATCGTCAAGTTGCTGTGGTCGCCGGCGGCCGCCGCTGCCCACGCCAGCGCCAAGCAGGCGGGCAGGGAGGTCGTGGGCCTGCTCAAGACCCATCCGCTGGCCGTCGGCGTCGGCTTTCCGATTATTGAGGAGCTCCACTTCCGACTGCTCGTCGTGACCGCGCTCGCGTGGCTCGCCGCAAAGCTGATGCGTGGGCCGGCGGTCTGGTGGACGGCGATCGTAATCCAGGCGCTGATGTTCGGCGCGATGCACGCGCTATCGGGCGAGAGCCCGCTGTGGTGGGAGCCGCGCTCGGTGCAGGTGATGCTTGATCCGCGGATCGTCGCCGGCGCGGTGCTCGGCTATGCGTACTGGCGCTGGGGCGTCGAAAGTTCGCTAATCGCGCACATCCTGACCAACCTATCCGTTCTGCTGCTTGCGCTCATTCGCGGCCACTGA
- a CDS encoding RidA family protein, with translation MERSALKPPHFPWYDYSRYTFSLGLNVGRRTLLSGHSASEHDPATRAMEVRGGMREQARTAWAKIAAILEAGGRSLADVVRVVEYVTPAGIERYAEAAAVRGELFGANRPAVNTVVVNSLLRPQALIEVEIEAEPDAPGSSGDRGWPPAWAPARAVDGFVYLSSILPLDDTGALIAPGDPVAQTRAVYERAARVLEAFGLGLHRVVKTVDYLTPAALPDYRHTGRVRREMLGPVFPAATGIIMRRIADPRALIQIDLIASRHQPRPVNPGWGRYAELTYNPAVGAGDLLFLAGQAALDPASARAVYPGDVAAQAAHIYENILRVVAAAGGGPENLVKTVEYVTPAALERYREVAGVRSRMFQAPFPVSTGCVCETLLRPEFMIEVDSLAIIPSE, from the coding sequence ATGGAACGTTCAGCCCTCAAGCCTCCGCATTTTCCCTGGTACGACTACTCGCGCTACACGTTCTCGCTCGGACTGAACGTCGGCAGACGCACACTGCTCTCGGGACATTCGGCCTCCGAGCACGACCCGGCGACGCGCGCGATGGAGGTGCGCGGCGGAATGCGCGAGCAGGCGCGCACCGCATGGGCCAAGATTGCCGCAATTCTCGAAGCCGGCGGCCGCAGTCTCGCCGACGTCGTCCGCGTGGTCGAGTACGTCACGCCCGCGGGAATCGAGCGCTACGCCGAGGCGGCCGCGGTGCGCGGCGAGTTGTTCGGCGCCAACCGCCCGGCCGTCAACACCGTGGTTGTGAACAGCCTGCTCCGCCCGCAGGCGTTAATCGAAGTCGAAATCGAAGCCGAGCCCGACGCGCCGGGATCGAGCGGCGATCGGGGATGGCCGCCGGCGTGGGCGCCGGCGCGCGCGGTTGACGGCTTCGTCTATCTATCGTCGATTCTGCCGCTCGACGATACGGGCGCTCTGATCGCGCCCGGCGACCCCGTCGCGCAGACCCGCGCGGTCTACGAGCGCGCTGCCCGGGTGCTCGAAGCGTTTGGCCTCGGGCTCCATCGCGTGGTCAAGACGGTCGATTACCTGACGCCCGCCGCGTTGCCCGATTACAGGCACACCGGGCGCGTGCGCCGCGAGATGCTCGGCCCGGTCTTTCCCGCCGCGACCGGGATCATCATGCGCCGTATCGCAGATCCGCGGGCGCTAATCCAGATCGATCTGATCGCCTCGCGGCATCAGCCGCGCCCGGTCAATCCCGGATGGGGCCGCTACGCGGAGCTGACCTACAACCCCGCTGTGGGCGCGGGCGACCTGCTGTTCCTCGCCGGGCAGGCCGCACTTGATCCGGCAAGCGCCAGGGCGGTGTATCCGGGCGACGTCGCCGCCCAGGCTGCACACATTTACGAGAACATCCTGCGCGTGGTCGCGGCAGCGGGCGGCGGGCCGGAGAACCTGGTGAAGACGGTTGAGTACGTTACGCCGGCCGCGCTCGAGCGCTATCGCGAAGTCGCTGGTGTGCGCTCGCGGATGTTCCAGGCGCCGTTTCCGGTTTCCACCGGATGCGTATGCGAGACGCTGCTGCGTCCCGAGTTCATGATCGAAGTCGATTCGCTCGCGATCATCCCTTCGGAGTAA